DNA from Nematostella vectensis chromosome 5, jaNemVect1.1, whole genome shotgun sequence:
ACTAATCCCTAGTCTCCCTCCTCAGGACTCCACATTCGAATTTGAGAAAAAGCGAAATGTCCCTATGAAATACAACAGAGAATTGTGGTCTAACACAGGTAAATATTGACCAATCAATGGCAGAGGATGGGGAGGTGCgggggtagttttttttttcttttttttctttttacatgAACACAGGGTTTACATGTACTTCAGTATGTATCAagtgtttcatttttttagcacccccccccccctccccactttTGGACCACTTTGCTGTCCCTGTCAATAAATAGAAGTTATAACAATGTTCTAAAATGTTAATCTTAGTTTGAATAATTGTGTACCTATTTGTATTCCCTTTTGTTTAGTTCGGGCCATGAAAAGAATTGAAGAAATCAAACAGAAGAGACAGGCGCAACATATCAAGAACAGGTGTCCCTACTATCTCTAGATGCATATTTGTCTCCTCTTAAAATCATCAAGAAAAATTATCCCTGAGCTTACAGTAGAAATAAGAACCTTCATTTTATATAACTATGACAATAAATTTTAATGTGCGTTTATGTTGCTCCAGGTAAATCTAATTACAtagatttagaaaaaaaaactatctatTACTGTGTGTTGTATGTCGCTTTTAATGCTTTATTTCCTAATGAATTCAGACTTAAACCAAACAAAGAACTTGTCAAAGAGGTGGACAAGAAGGAGGTCCAGCAAAATATCAGTCTTATATCACAACCAGGTTAGTCTTATATATCACAACCAGCATATAGCAGCATACCAATTAAACATTTGCACACTCATACTCATATACCAATTCCCTTGTTTTGTGTATTAGGAAGATGCAGATGTTTCTTTACACATTCTCCATTAGACAAGCATGTATCAAAAGAAAAGATTGTAAAAACTTTGCGCAGGTTctaaaagaattttttttgcagttcCCAAAAGAAAGGCATCCCAGAAGATTTCCCAAGTCATGCGGGAGGCAGATCCCATGGACATGGAAGAGTAATAAGATTATCCTTAGAGGGATGCAGACATTGGCTGTTACATGTGACAGATTTGCTAAACATAGCGGCAAGGCTGGGCGAAGAGCACTCATGTAACACTGTAGCAAATCTAATTTGTACATAAATAAAGGAGTAAGACTTGGCAGGATTGGTTTATGAGAAATTTCAGGATTTTTAAGAAGAGGATCAACATTACTGTTTACCTATGAACTCGCACTATTTCCCTAACCTTACATGAAGTACTGACCTTGGGGTCGTACATGGCGTACTGGCTGAAACCCTAACctaccacaggaatcccaataCAATGATTTCGCGCTCCTCTTATCGTTGTCGAGGCTAAGAAATTCCTTGggatgttttattttaattttcgaGAGCCCGTCGTTCGGGGAACAGAGGTGACGTCACTTGTTCACCCCTCTACTTTCGactagtactagtaaatgTCTTTATTTAAATCTTGTATCGGTAAGCTTGATTGAATTTGCCGCTCCTCGCGATCCTTGTTGCTATGACAATAGTCGGGACTTTCTCAGCGGTACCGACCCCGAACCACCTGCTCTTAAAGTGACGTAATGTCTAACAATCTCGGATATCATGAAAACTAACTCACTAAGAAGACATTGATGTATTAAACTTGCCCATTTGAAGGGATATAAGCGATTCGCCAAAAATATCGAAACAAGACTTTCGCGCACGGGGCAGTTTTGTAGTCTtcacattttattttgtttttcgttttcaTTAATCTAACCCTGTTTAACACGCAAGGGGATTTATCTGTCGCATTCTAGCTTATATACTAACACTCTTTGACTGTCACCAACCAGGTGCAAAACAAATGCTCAACGGGCATTGATGTGTGTTTGTCGCTTGTAGCTCAACGCTTGCCATTGGTTTATAACTCTTATGAATCATGGATGAAAATAGCGCGTCGTTTACAGTGAGCCTTATATTTAACCATAATACCGGTACCCACGCATCGAATAGTGTTCTCCTAAAAATTGCACTTACGTTCATACTGTGGATTTCAATTTAAACGCAGAAATTCCAGACTATACGCACCGAGGAATCAAGGAGTCGACAACGTCCAGTCAACAGTGTTTTGGTGTTCTGCATTGTACAATCCATCCACCGCCATCGCCGGAAAATGGGCAAAGGGGTTACATTTGAGATTGTTTTGAACAGAAAGAACAGGATTTATCATCCCGGGGAGGTCGTTTCTGGGGAGTGCGTCGTGTATTCGAAAGAGAGTTTAAAGTTTCGCAGTGTCCATGTCGAGTTCCACGGAGAAGCGCGTACAAATTGGGATGAAATTGAGAACTACACAACCACGCACAAAAATGAGGAGGTTTATTTCAACAAAAAGACATCCTTATTGGCAAATGGTGAGTTAATGCTAAGTGGGG
Protein-coding regions in this window:
- the LOC5509163 gene encoding probable ribosome biogenesis protein RLP24 gives rise to the protein MRLEKCYFCSSTVYPGHGISFIRNDCKVFRFCRSKCHKNFKMKRNPRKMKWTKAFRKAAGKDLAIDSTFEFEKKRNVPMKYNRELWSNTVRAMKRIEEIKQKRQAQHIKNRLKPNKELVKEVDKKEVQQNISLISQPVPKRKASQKISQVMREADPMDMEE